In Acidobacteriota bacterium, the DNA window TGGCCGCCCTGAGCCGCCGTCTGGGGGTGGAGGCGGCGGGGTCGACGCTGCGTCGGGAGGCCTTGGGAGGGCTCACCACCTTCCTCACCATGGCCTACATCGTGGCGGTCAACCCGATCTTTCTCACCGCCGCCGGCATGCCCCTGGAGGGGGCGGTGCTGGCCACCTGCCTGAGCGCCGCTTTCGCCACCCTGCTCATGGGGTGGGTGGCCAACTATCCCATCGCCCTGGCGCCGGGCATGGGGCTCAACGCCTTCTTTGCCTACAGCGTTTGCCTCGGCGCCGGCGTGCCTTGGCAGACCGCCCTGGGGTTGGTCTTCTGGGCCGGTGTCCTGTTCGTCGGGCTCACCGTGTCCGGTGCCCGCAAGCGCTTGGTGCGGGCGGTGCCCAAGGTACTGCGGCTGTCCGGGGCGGTGGGCATCGGGCTGTTCATCGCCTTCATCGGTCTGCAGCAGGGAACGTTGGTGCAGGCCGATGCCAACACCATGGTGACCCTGGGGGATCTCACCGCGGCGCCGGCGGTGCTCACCCTGGTGGCCCTGGCCTTGGCCGCCGGTCTCGCCGCCGCCGGCATCTCCACCGCCATCTTCTGGGGCTTGCTCTTCGCCCTGGTGGCAGCGTTGGTCTTGGGGATGGTGCCGTGGCCGGAAAGCTTTTTCTCGCTGCCGTCGGGGGACCTGCCGGGGTTGCAGATCGACTTGCTGGGGGCGCTGCAGCTGCGCTATCTGCCGCTGATCTTGGTGATCCTCTTCTTCGATCTCTTCGACACCCTGGGGACTCTCTTGGGAGTGGCCTACGAGGCGGATCTGCTGGATGAGGAGGGGGAGCTGCCGGGCATCGACCGGGCCCTGACGGCGGACTCGGTGGGCAGCGCCGCCGGCGCTCTCTTCGGCAC includes these proteins:
- a CDS encoding NCS2 family permease, coding for AALSRRLGVEAAGSTLRREALGGLTTFLTMAYIVAVNPIFLTAAGMPLEGAVLATCLSAAFATLLMGWVANYPIALAPGMGLNAFFAYSVCLGAGVPWQTALGLVFWAGVLFVGLTVSGARKRLVRAVPKVLRLSGAVGIGLFIAFIGLQQGTLVQADANTMVTLGDLTAAPAVLTLVALALAAGLAAAGISTAIFWGLLFALVAALVLGMVPWPESFFSLPSGDLPGLQIDLLGALQLRYLPLILVILFFDLFDTLGTLLGVAYEADLLDEEGELPGIDRALTADSVGSAAGALFGTSTVTSFIESGAGVAVGARTGVANFVTAGLFLLAPFATPLVAVVGQGTGGGANPITAPALILVGSMMVRAVREIDWRDTTEALPAFLTAVLMPLSFNITHGLAAGIVAFALVKTAAGRRQEVPWLIYLLAVLIILRYALLPL